A region from the Brassica napus cultivar Da-Ae chromosome C8, Da-Ae, whole genome shotgun sequence genome encodes:
- the LOC106412264 gene encoding glucan endo-1,3-beta-glucosidase, acidic isoform-like, with protein MKMSESRILYLSPMLLILLSLLMASFLDTTAAQIGVCYGRLGNPRPNPSDVVALYKQRNIKRMRLYAPDAEALNALRNSDIELILDVPKTDLECVASSQAEADAWVQNNVKNYDGVRFRYITVGNEVKPSEPAGSILFQAMQNIDSAVSRAGLGIKVSTAIDMGATMDTYPPSHGRFRDDYISFLQSVISFLVSKKSPLLLNSYPYFSYKDDMKDIPLEYALFKPTPPVIDGQYSYHNLFDAQLDAVYAALEKSGGGSLEVVVSESGWPTQGGPGTSVENAMTYVNNLIQHVKSGTPRKPGKAIETYIFAMFDENQKGPPELEKYWGMFLPNQQPKYNVNFN; from the exons ATGAAAATGTCTGAATCAAGGATCTTATACTTATCACCAATGTTGCTGATTCTTCTCAGCCTTCTAATGGCTTCCTTCTTGGACACCACGG CTGCACAAATCGGAGTATGCTACGGGAGGTTAGGCAATCCCCGGCCAAATCCATCAGACGTTGTGGCTCTTTACAAGCAGCGCAACATCAAGAGGATGCGGCTTTACGCTCCAGACGCAGAGGCTCTCAACGCTCTCCGCAACTCCGACATCGAGCTCATCCTCGACGTTCCCAAAACAGACCTCGAATGTGTCGCCTCCAGCCAAGCGGAGGCCGACGCGTGGGTACAAAACAATGTCAAGAACTACGACGGTGTCAGGTTCCGTTACATCACGGTCGGTAACGAGGTGAAACCCTCGGAGCCAGCCGGTAGTATTCTCTTCCAGGCCATGCAGAACATCGATAGCGCGGTTTCTAGAGCAGGCCTTGGGATCAAGGTGTCGACGGCTATAGACATGGGAGCCACCATGGACACGTACCCTCCGTCTCACGGAAGATTCAGAGATGACTATATCAGCTTTCTCCAGTCGGTGATAAGTTTCTTGGTAAGCAAGAAATCTCCTCTGCTCTTGAATAGCTACCCTTACTTCAGCTACAAGGACGACATGAAAGACATCCCTCTAGAGTACGCTCTGTTCAAACCGACCCCTCCAGTCATTGATGGGCAGTACTCTTACCATAACCTCTTCGACGCCCAACTTGACGCGGTCTACGCAGCATTGGAGAAATCAGGGGGAGGATCGTTGGAAGTCGTGGTGTCTGAGAGCGGTTGGCCAACGCAGGGAGGACCTGGGACTAGTGTGGAGAATGCGATGACTTATGTTAATAATTTGATACAACACGTGAAGAGTGGAACTCCGAGAAAGCCAGGGAAAGCTATAGAGACTTATATATTCGCTATGTTTGATGAGAATCAGAAGGGTCCCCCTGAGCTTGAGAAATACTGGGGGATGTTTCTTCCTAATCAACAGCCTAAGTATAATGTTAactttaactaa
- the LOC106416288 gene encoding protein FATTY ACID EXPORT 1, chloroplastic-like gives MAAKISQLACFSSTNRQFHFQNRSFRSLRLRPESFVVRSVVDGNSSETPASLSYAAEVSKPFVENTTKPYSGVDESVTGKEVITESVEEHVGSTQPKRAAKIHDFCFGIPYGGLVMSGGLLGFAFSRNLTSLSTGVLYGGGLLALSTLSMKIWRQGKSSFPYILGQVVLSAVVFWKNFTAYSMTKKLFPAGLFAVVSAAMLCFYSYVVLSGGNPPPKKLKPSATTSPSY, from the exons ATGGCAGCGAAGATCTCCCAGCTTGCTTGTTTCTCCTCCACCAACCGCCAATTCCACTTCCAGAACCGATCGTTTCGAAGCCTTAGGCTCCGTCCCGAG TCTTTTGTAGTTAGAAGCGTTGTTGATGGGAATAGCTCGGAAACACCAGCTTCTCTGAGCTATGCAGCTGAGGTTTCGAAACCTTTCGTTGAGAATACAACGAAACCGTATTCAGGAGTGGATGAATCTGTTACGGGGAAAGAGGTTATCACAGAGTCGGTAGAGGAACATGTTGGCTCAACACAGCCTAAAAGAGCAGCGAAGATCCATGACTTCTGTTTTGGCATTCCTTATG GTGGTCTGGTTATGAGTGGAGGGTTACTTGGATTTGCGTTTTCTCGAAATCTTACAAGTTTAAGTACTGGGGTCCTCTATGGTGGTGGCCTTCTAGCTCTTAGTACGCTGAGCATGAAGATTTGGCGACAGGGAAAATCTAGTTTCCCTTATATTCTAGGTCAAGTAG TGCTTTCAGCTGTCGTCTTCTGGAAGAACTTCACAGCTTACTCTATG ACTAAGAAGCTGTTTCCTGCCGGGCTATTTGCTGTCGTCAG TGCTGCTATGTTGTGTTTCTATTCGTACGTGGTGCTCTCTGGAGGAAACCCACCTCCAAAGAAACTTAAACCATCTGCTACTACTAGCCCTTCATACTGA
- the LOC106415887 gene encoding eukaryotic translation initiation factor 3 subunit E-like yields the protein MAEIKENYDLTPRVAPNLDRHLVFPILEFLQERQLYPDEQILKFKIELLNKTNMVDYAMDIHKSLYHTEDAPQDMVERRAEVVARLKSLEEAAAPLVTFLLNPAAVQELRADKHYNLQMLKERFQIGPDQIEALYQYAKFQFECGNYSGAADYLYQYRTLCSNLERSLSALWGKLASEILMQNWDIAFEELNRVKDIIDSKSFASPLNQVQNRIWLMHWGLYIFFNHDNGRTQIIDLFNQDKYLNAIQTSAPHLLRYLATAFIVNKRKRPQLKEFIKVIQQEHYSYKDPIVEFLACVFVNYDFDGAQKKMKECEEVIVNDPFLGKRVENGNFSTVPLRDEFLENARLFIFETYCRIHQRIDMGVLAEKLNLNYEEAERWIVNLIRTSKLDAKIDSESGTVIMEPTQPNVHEQLINHTKALSGRTYELVTQLLKHTQGQAAR from the exons ATGGCGGAAATCAAAGAGAACTATGACCTGACACCACGAGTAGCCCCCAACCTAGACAGACACCTGGTGTTCCCCATACTCGAGTTCCTCCAAGAGCGTCAGCTTTACCCCGATGAGCAGATCCTCAAGTTCAAGATCGAGCTTTTGAACAAGACAAACATGGTTGATTACGCCATGGACATCCACAAGAGTCTATACCACACCGAAGACGCTCCTCAAG ACATGGTGGAGAGGAGAGCTGAGGTGGTTGCGAGGCTCAAGTCTCTGGAGGAGGCTGCTGCACCGCTCGTGACTTTCCTTTTGAACCCTGCTGCTGTTCAGGAGCTTAGGGCTGATAAGCActataatctccagatgctgaAGGAACGCTTCCAG ATTGGTCCGGACCAGATTGAGGCGTTGTATCAGTACGCCAAGTTTCAGTTTGAGTGTGGTAACTATTCTGGTGCTGCTGATTACCTTTACCAGTATAGGACTCTGTGCTCTAACCTTGAGAGAAGTTTGAGCGCCTTGTGGGGAAAGCTTGCATCTGAGATATTGATGCAAAACTGGGACATTGCATTTGAAGAGCTTAACCGCGTTAAAGATATTATTGACTCAAAG agttttgCGTCGCCGTTAAACCAGGTGCAGAACAGGATTTGGTTGATGCATTGGGGTCTCTATATCTTCTTTAACCATGATAACGGAAGGACACAGATCATTGATCTTTTTAACCAAGACAA gtATCTGAATGCCATACAAACTAGTGCTCCACACTTGCTGCGTTACTTGGCAACTGCTTTCATTGTCAACAAAAGGAAAAGGCCACAACTGAAAGAGTTCATTAAGGTCATTCAGCAAGAGCACTACTCCTACAAAGATCCTATTGTCGAGTTCTTGGCATGTGTGTTTGTCAATTATGACTTTGATGGGGCtcaaaagaagatgaaagagtgTGAAGAG GTCATTGTGAACGATCCATTCCTTGGAAAGCGAGTAGAGAATGGAAACTTTTCAACTGTACCACTGAGAGATGAGTTTCTCGAAAATGCCCGCCTGTTTATCTTCGAAACCTATTGCAGAATTCATCAGCGAATTGACATGGG GGTGCTTGCTGAGAAATTGAATCTGAACTATGAGGAGGCAGAGAGATGGATTGTGAACCTTATCCGCACCTCAAAGCTTGATGCCAAGATTGATTCCGAGTCAGGAACCGTAATCATGGAGCCTACTCAGCCCAACGT GCATGAGCAGTTGATTAACCACACCAAAGCCTTATCAGGACGGACTTACGAGTTAGTGACTCAGCTCTTAAAACACACACAGGGGCAAGCAGCTCGTTAA
- the LOC106413301 gene encoding uncharacterized protein LOC106413301 encodes MVLERWTASPPVDFLNTMEIWIRIRNIPQIHFTSETMYKLASEIGKVEVIAYDPKVSHTKEYIRAKITFHVDNPAKAARKLALKSGGTVTTEYDYEKIHKRCFHCLRLTHEKIQCPLLRKGQIKSNGGSSSSAIIPNKIPSLPAVINQARGEALVAPPGFAPLFPELSPTDQKMAMLYISHSDETERNARILRVRQGIEDNARESSSRLIKITNEIDKGKGHVFHFPENINYQGDSSKLFRAGAQLLLGSIEDEAESSAKAPDTMSAPILGSSGFQLGPSSEGRASGNLSLGKAPRIRPPYWKRKANSTKRNSVAGPALKDQDQTATNGSKRKQSESASAVDNKTPKYTNSSVASVLKPLQPQ; translated from the coding sequence ATGGTGCTTGAAAGATGGACTGCTTCTCCTCCTGTGGACTTTCTGAACACAATGGAGATTTGGATCCGTATTCGGAATATTCCGCAGATTCACTTCACGTCGGAAACTATGTATAAGCTTGCCTCGGAGATAGGTAAAGTAGAGGTGATTGCCTATGATCCAAAAGTATCCCATACTAAAGAGTATATCAGGGCAAAGATTACTTTCCATGTGGATAACCCAGCTAAAGCGGCGAGGAAGTTGGCGCTGAAATCAGGTGGAACTGTCACCACTGAATATGATTATGAAAAGATTCATAAACGTTGCTTTCACTGTCTGAGGCTAACACATGAGAAGATCCAGTGTCCTTTACTCAGAAAGGGGCAGATAAAGTCTAATGGTGGGAGCTCGAGTTCTGCGATTATCCCTAATAAAATTCCTAGTCTGCCTGCGGTGATCAACCAAGCGAGAGGTGAAGCGTTGGTGGCTCCACCGGGTTTTGCACCCCTGTTCCCTGAACTATCCCCTACTGACCAGAAGATGGCTATGCTCTACATATCTCATTCTGATGAGACTGAGCGCAATGCAAGGATCCTGAGGGTGCGACAGGGCATTGAGGACAATGCAAGAGAATCGTCCTCGCGACTAATAAAGATTACGAATGAGATTGATAAAGGCAAGGGTCATGTTTTCCACTTCCCTGAAAACATCAACTATCAGGGAGATAGTAGTAAGCTTTTTCGTGCTGGTGCTCAGCTGCTGCTTGGAAGTATTGAAGATGAAGCTGAATCATCTGCTAAAGCTCCTGATACCATGTCGGCCCCTATCCTTGGGTCGTCAGGTTTTCAGCTTGGCCCCTCTTCGGAGGGGCGTGCTTCCGGAAACTTAAGCTTGGGCAAAGCTCCAAGGATCCGGCCTCCATATTGGAAGAGGAAAGCAAACTCCACGAAAAGGAACTCTGTCGCTGGGCCTGCCTTGAAAGATCAAGATCAGACGGCTACAAATGGTTCGAAGAGGAAGCAGAGTGAGTCAGCTTCGGCCGTGGACAACAAAACTCCAAAGTACACAAATTCTTCGGTGGCTTCCGTATTGAAGCCGCTGCAGCCGCAATGA
- the LOC106414886 gene encoding chromatin-remodeling ATPase INO80, with protein MDPSRRQFRDSRYANLFDLEPLMNFRIPRHEDESDYYGSSSQDETRGNQGGVVANYGNGVKRGTSSGTKKRKRWTEVDDDVEDGDDHYSQHVTEEHYRAMLGEHMQRFKNRSKESRGNHTPLLGVPVRKSNVGINRGRNDHHRRFYDVDTSSNFAADAIPQRRGSYRESNVTPKIAYEPSYLDIGEGVVYKIPPSYDKLVASLSLPSFSDIHVDDFYLKGALDLRSLAELMARDKRSGARSRYGMGEPRPQYDSLQARVKALSASSSSPNFSLKVSEDAMNSVVPEGAAGTTARTILSEGGVLQVHYVKVLEKGDTYEIVQRSLPKKLKVKDDPAVIEKTERDKIRKAWINIVRRDIPKHHRVFTTFHRKQSIDAKRFADGCQREVRMKVARSFKLPRSAPIRTRKISRDMLLFWKRFDKQMAEERKKQEKEAAEALKREQELREAQRQQQRLNFLIKQTELYSHFMQNKTDAMPSESLPIGDENLVDEAPLEPSAAKLSEMEDPEDAKMKEDALNAAREAVSKQRKITDAFDTEYMKLQQTSDMEGPSIDVSVSGSGNIDLHNPSTMPVTSTVQTPEMFKGTLKEYQMKGLQWLVNCYEQGLNGILADEMGLGKTIQAMAFLAHLAEEKNIWGPFLVVAPASVLNNWADEISRFCPDLKTLPYWGGLQERTILRKNINPKRMYRRDAGFHILITSYQLLVTDEKYFRRVKWQYMVLDEAQAIKSSTSIRWKTLLSFNCRNRLLLTGTPIQNNMAELWALLHFIMPMVFDSHEQFNEWFSKGIENHAEHGGTLNEHQLNRLHAILKPFMLRRVKKDVVSELTTKTEVTVHCKLSSRQQAFYQAIKNKISLAELFDSNRGHFNEKKILNLMNIVIQLRKVCNHPELFERNEGSSYLYFGGMSNSLLPPPFGELEDVHYSGGHNPITYEIPKLLQNEMLQNSETFCSSIGKGLSRESFLKNFNIFSPEYILRSTFPADSSVDQAVSGSGAFGFSRLMDLSPSEVGYLALCSVMERLLFSILKWERQFLDEIVDSFMESMDGDNMNTVQTRAVTRMLLMPSKVETSLLKGRVGTGPTCHSIESLVISHQERLLSSIKLLHSAYTFIPKARAPPISVHCSDRNSAYRITEEMHQPWLKRLLIGFARTSEANGPRKPSSLPHPLIQEIDSELAVVQPALQLTHRIFGSCPPMQSFDPAKLLTDSGKLQTLDILLKRLRAGNHRVLLFAQMTKMLNILEDYMNYRKYKYLRLDGSSTIMDRRDMVRDFQQRNDIFVFLLSTRAGGLGINLTAADTVIFYESDWNPTLDLQAMDRAHRLGQTKDVTVYRLICKETVEEKILHRASQKNTVQQLVMTGGHVQGDDVFGTADVVSLLMDDAEAAQLEQKFRELPLQVKDRQKKKQPMKRIRIDAEGDATLEELDDTAQRQDNGQEPSQEPETTKPSNKKRKAAPTPKSRVPQKAKEEENGEGDDTLQPQRTKRVKRQTKSINESLEPVFSASVTPTNGEFNPSSSNVDAD; from the exons ATGGATCCTTCGAGAAGGCAGTTCAGGGACTCGCGTTACGCCAATCTCTTCGATCTCGAG CCGTTGATGAACTTTAGGATTCCGAGGCATGAAGATGAATCTGATTACTATGGGAGCAGTAGCCAGGATGAAACTAGAGGCAATCAAG GTGGGGTAGTAGCAAACTACGGCAACGGCGTTAAACGGGGGACGAGTTCTGGTACTAAGAAGAGAAAGCGGTGGACAGAGGTTGATGATGATGTAGAGGATGGTGATGACCACTACAGTCAACATGTTACTGAGGAGCATTACAGAGCAATGCTTGGGGAGCATATGCAAAGATTCAAAAATAGGTCCAAGGAGTCTCGAGGGAATCACACTCCTCTGTTGGGTGTTCCGGTGCGTAAGAGCAATGTGGGCATTAACAGAGGTAGGAACGATCACCATAGGAGATTCTATGACGTGGATACCTCGTCGAATTTTGCTGCTGATGCGATCCCACAAAGGCGAGGGAGCTATCGTGAATCCAATGTTACCCCCAA AATAGCATATGAACCTTCGTATTTGGATATTGGGGAAGGTGTTGTCTACAAAATTCCTCCAAGTTATGACAAGCTCGTGGCGTCATTGAGCTTACCAAGCTTTTCAGATATTCATGTGGACGATTTTTACTTGAAAGGAGCCCTGGATCTGAGATCATTAGCAGAACTGATGGCTAGGGATAAAAGGTCTGGAGCTAGAAGCCGTTATGGAATGGGTGAGCCTCGGCCTCAGTATGACTCTCTTCAAGCTAGAGTGAAGGCCTTGTCAGCTTCAAGCTCCAGCCCTAACTTTAGCCTCAAGGTGTCAGAAGATGCAATGAATTCTGTCGTTCCAGAAGGAGCTGCTGGAACTACTGCACGGACAATACTATCAGAGGGTGGTGTTTTACAGGTCCATTACGTCAAGGTTCTAGAGAAGGGGGATACATATGAG ATTGTTCAACGAAGTCTACCAAAGAAACTGAAGGTGAAGGATGATCCTGCAGTAATTGAAAAAACAGAAAGGGACAAGATTAGGAAAGCTTGGATCAACATTGTCAGAAGAGATATACCAAAACACCATAGAGTTTTCACAACTTTTCATCGGAAACAATCAATTGATGCCAAAAGGTTTGCAGATGGTTGCCAACGAGAG GTGAGAATGAAAGTGGCCAGGTCATTCAAACTGCCAAGGAGTGCACCAATTCGCACCAGAAAGATATCCAGAGACATGCTGCTATTCTGGAAGCGGTTTGACAAGCAGATG GCAGAAGAGAGGAAAAAACAGGAAAAAGAAGCGGCAGAGGCATTAAAACGTGAACAGGAGCTTCGAGAGGCACAAAGGCAGCAACAGAGGCTCAATTTTCTTATTAAACAGACTGAACTTTACAGTCACTTCATGCAAAACAAAACCGATGCAATGCCTTCCGAATCCCTGCCGATAGGAGATGAAAATCTGGTTGACGAAGCTCCCCTAGAACCTTCAGCAGCAAAACTTTCTGAGATGGAGGATCCTGAAGATGCTAAAATGAAGGAAGATGCCCTGAACGCTGCCCGAGAGGCAGTGTCTAAGCAGAGAAAAATAACAGATGCATTTGACACTGAATATATGAAGCTACAGCAAACTTCTGACATGGAAGGACCATCAATTGATGTCTCAGTCTCAGGCTCGGGCAATATAGACTTACATAACCC ATCTACAATGCCTGTTACATCAACAGTTCAGACTCCAGAAATGTTTAAAGGAACTCTAAAAGAATACCAAATGAAAGGTCTTCAGTGGCTAGTGAATTGTTATGAGCAG GGTTTGAATGGCATTCTTGCTGATGAAATGGGCTTGGGTAAGACTATTCAAGCCATGGCGTTCTTGGCACATCTGGCTGAG GAAAAAAACATTTGGGGTCCATTTTTGGTTGTTGCCCCTGCATCTGTTCTTAACAATTGGGCTGATGAGATTAGTCGTTTCTGTCCTGACTTGAAAACTCTTCCGTATTGGGGAGGATTACAAGAACGGACAATTTTAAGAAAGAATATCAATCCCAAGCGTATGTACCGAAG GGATGctggttttcatattttaattaccAGCTATCAGCTATTAGTAACCGATGAAAAGTATTTTCGTCGGGTGAAGTGGCAGTATATGGTACTAGATGAGGCCCAAGCAATCAAAAGTTCCACAAG TATAAGATGGAAGACCCTTCTTAGTTTCAACTGTCGGAACCGATTGCTTCTGACTGGAACTCCAATTCAGAATAACATGGCGGAGTTATGGGCCTTGCTGCACTTCATCATGCCAATGGTTTTTGACAGCCATGAACAATTTAATGAATGGTTCTCAAAAGG AATCGAGAATCATGCTGAACATGGAGGCACTTTAAACGAGCACCAGCTTAACAGACTG CATGCAATATTAAAGCCTTTCATGCTCCGACGTGTCAAAAAGGATGTGGTTTCTGAGCTAACTACAAAGACGGAAGTGACAGTACACTGCAAGCTCAGTTCTCGACAACAAGCTTTCTATCAGGCTATCAAGAACAAAATTTCTCTGGCTGAGTTGTTTGACAGCAACCGTGGGCATtttaatgaaaagaaaatattgaatCTGATGAACATCGTCATTCAACTTAGGAAG GTTTGCAACCATCCAGAGTTGTTCGAAAGGAATGAAGGGAGCTCGTATCTCTACTTTGGAGGGATGTCCAATTCCCTTTTGCCCCCTCCCTTTGGTGAGCTGGAGGATGTACACTATTCTGGTGGTCATAATCCCATAACATACGAG ATACCTAAACTTCTACAGAATGAAATGCTCCAAAATTCTGAAACATTTTGTTCTTCTATTGGGAAGGGCTTATCAAGAGAATCCTTTCTGaagaattttaatatattttcaccaGAGTATATTCTTCGGTCAACATTCCCAGCTGATAGTAGCGTAGATCAAGCAGTTAGTGGAAGTGGAGCATTTGGCTTTTCCCGTTTGATGGATTTATCACCATCAGAAGTTGGATATCTGGCTTTGTGTTCCGTCATGGAAAGGCTATTATTCTCTATATTGAAATGGGAACGGCAGTTCTTGGATGAAATAGTAGACTCTTTTATGGAATCCATGGATGGAGATAACATGAATACAGTTCAAACCAGAGCTGTCACAAGAATGTTGTTGATGCCATCAAAAGTTGAAACGAGTTTGCTGAAAGGGAGAGTAGGCACAGGGCCTACCTGTCACTCAATTGAATCTCTAGTGATCTCTCATCAGGAAAGGCTACTTTCAAGCATCAAGCTCCTACATTCTGCATATACTTTTATCCCCAAAGCCAGAGCTCCACCG ATAAGCGTTCATTGCTCGGACAGAAACTCTGCATACAGAATTACAGAGGAAATGCATCAACCATGGCTTAAGAGACTATTAATCGGATTTGCACGAACGTCAGAAGCTAATGGTCCCAGGAAGCCGAGCAGCCTTCCACATCCTTTAATCCAAGAAATTGACTCAGAACTTGCAGTTGTGCAACCTGCGCTTCAACTGACGCACAGAATATTTGGATCTTGCCCTCCAATGCAAAGTTTTGACCCTGCAAAGTTGCTCACG GACTCTGGGAAGCTGCAGACACTTGATATATTATTGAAGCGACTTCGAGCTGGAAATCACAGGGTGCTTCTGTTTGCACAGATGACAAAGATGCTGAATATTCTCGAG GATTACATGAACTACAGAAAGTACAAGTACCTCAGGCTTGATGGATCCTCCACCATCATGGATCGCCGAGATATGGTTAGAGATTTTCAGCAGAG GAACGATATTTTTGTGTTCTTGCTGAGCACCAGAGCTGGAGGACTTGGTATCAACTTGACTGCTGCTGACACAGTCATTTTCTATGAAAGTGATTGGAATCCCACCTTGGATTTACAAGCTATGGACAGAGCTCATCGTCTTGGTCAGACAAAAGAT GTTACTGTTTATCGGCTCATCTGCAAGGAGACAGTGGAAGAGAAAATTTTGCACAGGGCAAGTCAGAAAAACACAGTACAGCAGCTAGTAATGACAGGAGGTCATGTTCAGGGCGATGATGTTTTTGGAACTGCGGATGTGGTATCGTTGCTTATGGATGATGCAGAAGCAGCACAACTGGAGCAGAAATTCAGAGAACTACCATTACAG GTAAAGGACAGACAGAAGAAAAAACAGCCAATGAAACGAATCAGAATAGATGCTGAAGGAGATGCGACTTTGGAAGAGTTGGATGATACTGCTCAACGACAGGATAACGGGCAAGAACCTTCCCAAGAACCGGAAACGACAAAACCCAGTAACAAAAAG AGGAAAGCTGCTCCAACTCCGAAATCTAGAGTTCCTCAGAAAGCAAAGGAAGAAGAGAATGGTGAAGGAGATGATACTCTTCAGCCTCAGAGAACAAAAAGGGTAAAGAGACAAACAAAGAGCATAAACGAGTCTCTTGAACCTGTCTTCTCTGCATCAGTTACTCCAACAAATGGAGAATTCAACCCAAGTAGCTCTAATGTAGATGCTGACTAA